The DNA sequence AATTTTATACTTAAATTTTCTTGAAAAAATCGGACTAACATTTTGTATCCTCGGTACTTACCAATTTTGAAAATGCCGAGGATAAAAATAAATGATTCCAGGAGGCCTAAGCGAACTGGAATCATATTATTTTTCCTCTCGGTATAAATTTATAAAAGCCTTCGGACTATTTATAAATTAAAATTGGTATAATGCAGAATTTGGGTTAATTTTTAGTGGGTTTCCTTTGGTCTATCTTTTTACTGCTTGCCCAACGGATAAATGACGGGGGTCCCATCGGGCAACGATAGAGGCAAGTAACCCACAGGCCTACGCGGCGCTAGCCAAGTGGGCCGAGGATTACAGCCGATAGCGTGACCTGAAGCCCATGCAGGAAAGCGGGAGTTTCTTTTCTTTGGGAGGGCGAAAGGGGCCCGCCAAATCTTAACTCAACCAATCATTCCCTTGCAAACATTTCCAGGCTTGATCGATATTGCCTTGGCTTAAATGCTGTGCGACTTGGGAATGAATAGCATCTAACTCCTCATTCGGTGTAGATTCATGGCTATTAATCCCTGCAGGCAATTCACTAATATTGGCCAACTGAGCAAGCTGATTGCCGGTTAAAATTCTACTTTCACGAAGCGTTTTTGGTAACATATCCATGCCTATTCCTAGCTTAGTATTGGGTTTTTCTACTTCGAAAAGGGCATTCCCGGAGGCTCTAACATACCAATCTGAGCCAAGCCTTCCAACTAAATCGATTTTATGCTGATCTATTTTCCCCTCTGAATTTAACACACGGCTAGCCACATGAATTTTAACAACTTCGCATACTATCAGATTGCCTGCACCACCTTCTGTACCGGTATAGATAATATCCTTCACCTTACATTCCAATTGCACCGGACTTTCTTTCACCCTGAATGGACGAATGTTTTCGGAAGGAATTGGGGTAAAACCTGCCTTAATAAACTCATTTACACCTTTGGGATATTCACAACTGCTTAACGAGGTTTGATGAACCATGGCATAATCAACAACATTAATTACCACCTCGGGCACTTCCAGCACATTTTCCAGACTATGCTTGATGCTATTATCACGAACCCGACGGGCCGGTGAAAAAATGG is a window from the Bacteroidia bacterium genome containing:
- a CDS encoding flavin reductase family protein → MEFKTIEVGSVPTAALHAYLLASVAPRPIAFASTIDRDGNPNLSPFSFFNVFGSNPPIAIFSPARRVRDNSIKHSLENVLEVPEVVINVVDYAMVHQTSLSSCEYPKGVNEFIKAGFTPIPSENIRPFRVKESPVQLECKVKDIIYTGTEGGAGNLIVCEVVKIHVASRVLNSEGKIDQHKIDLVGRLGSDWYVRASGNALFEVEKPNTKLGIGMDMLPKTLRESRILTGNQLAQLANISELPAGINSHESTPNEELDAIHSQVAQHLSQGNIDQAWKCLQGNDWLS